The sequence AGAGTTAGCAGCAATGCATGGGTTAGAAGTTCCTTATGAATCAGGAACCGGCAGTAGCCCTATTGAACGACATATAAGACAAAATCTCTATCAAGTGATGGAGAAATTGAATCAGTATTATAGTAGTGCTCTTAATAAACCTGATGCACAGGAAGCAAGAAACTACCTTGCGCATCGTGGGCTGAGTGAAGATATTATTACCCGCTTTTCTATTGGATTTGTACCAACAGGTTGGGATAACGTCCTAAAACGTTTTGGTCAAAATGCCGATAATAAAGCCTTACTTATTGAAGCGGGTATGGTAATAACGAACGATAATGGTCGCACTTATGATCGTTTTCGCCAACGAGTCATGTTTCCTATCCGAGATAGACGTGGTCGTGTTATTGCCTTTGGTGGACGCGTTTTAGGTGATGATTTACCTAAATACTTAAACTCCCCAGAAACAGAGATATTCCATAAGGGACGTCAACTTTACGGACTTTATGAAGCGCAACAATCTAATAATAACGTCACAAAGCTATTAGTTGTTGAAGGTTATATGGATGTTGTGGCATTAGCGCAGTTTGGTATTGATTATGCCGTTGCCTCATTAGGAACCTCCACCACAGCAGAACATATCCAGTTGCTCTTTCGGACAACGGATAACATTATTTGCTGCTATGATGGAGATAGAGCTGGACGTGATGCCGCATGGCGAGCATTAGAAACCGCCCTTCCTTTTTTAAATGATGGCCGCTCTTTACGTTTTATGTTTTTACCCGAAGGTGATGATCCCGATTCATTGGTTCGTCGTGAAGGTAAAGAGGCTTTTGAAAAACGTATGGAACAAGCGCATTCATTATCAGAATTTTTATTTGATTCGCTCGTTCCTCAAGTGGATCTGAGTACTCAAGAAGGCAATGGGAAGCTATATAGTTTAGCCAGACCATTAATAGATAAGATCCCAAGTGAAACTTTACGTCTATATTTATTAAGAGAGCTTGGAAGCTTAACGGGAAATCCCGATATTGAGCAGATGGATCGTTTATTTGGTAGAGCGCCGGTTAACCACGAATTATCGTATCAACCGACAAAATTGCGCACAACACCAATGCGTATATTGATTGCCCTGCTGATACAAAATCCAGAATTCTCTAAATTAGTGCCCCCTCTTGAGGGATTAAATACAGAAAAAATTGCAGGTCTATCACTTTTTATTGAATTAGTTTCTGTTTGCCAAGCACAACCCGGTCTGAATACAGGACAGATTATCGAACTCTATCGAGAGAATAAATTCGGTAAACAGCTTGAAAAATTGGCAATGTGGAACGATATAGATATAGATGAGATCGCAGAGAAAACCTTTACAGACACGTTAGATCATCTTTTTTTAACTGCAATGGACGAACGTTTAAACGCGCTTATTGCGAAAGAGAGAACAGAAGGTCTGACGCAAGATGAACGCGAAGAAGTCCAATTGATAATACAGGCACGCGTTAAAAAGTAAACACAGAATTAAGATTAAAAACACGGCTTAATTGCCGCTATCGGTAGGTACTAAAAACCTACATTTGCTACGCTGAGGGGATCGTAGCAATCGACAATGAAAATGCCCCTCCGTAGTTATTGTTGGCTAAACAGTTATCGCCGACCGACACCAACCCAAATTACTTTGAAGTGTGGATACCGTCTTATGGAGCAAAACCCGCAGTCACAGCTGAAGCTACTTGTTACTAAAGGTAAGGAGCAAGGCTACCTGACCTATGCTGAGGTCAATGACCATCTGCCGGAAGATATCGTCGATTCAGATCAAATCGAAGACATCATCCAGATGATTAACGACATGGGCATTCAGGTTATGGAAGAAGCACCTGACGCCGATGATCTGATGCTGGCAGAAAATTCAAATGATACTGATGATGATGCTGCAGAAGCCGCCGCTCAGGTACTTTCTAGTGTAGAATCTGAGATTGGCCGTACAACCGACCCAGTACGTATGTATATGCGCGAAATGGGTACTGTTGAACTGCTCACCCGGGAAGGTGAAATTGATATCGCAAAACGCATTGAAGATGGTATTAACCAAGTTCAATGCTCTGTTGCAGAATATCCTGAAGCAATTACTTATCTTCTTGAACAGTACGATCGCGTTGAAGCTGGCGAAGCACGTCTTTCAGACTTAATTACTGCATTTATTGACCCTAATGCCGAAGAAATGGCAGAAAGTGAAGATGTCAACTTAGACAAAGATGATGATGAAGTTGACAACAGCGCTGAAGACGAAGATGAAGACGAAGATGAAGATGGCGACAATGACAGCGATAGCGATGATGATAACAGCATCGATCCTGAATTAGCGCGTCAGAAATTTACCGAGCTTCGTGAGCAATACGAAAAAACTCGCCAAACAATTAAGGCGAAAGGTCGTAACCACAAAGATACAGAGCTTGAAATCTTATTGTTATCTGAAATTTTCAAACAGTTCCGTTTAGTACCAAAACAGTTTGATTATTTGGTTAACAATATGCGTGAGATGATGGACAGAGTCCGTGCTCAAGAGCGTCACATCATGCGTCTTTGTGTTGATCAAGTTAAAATGCCAAAGAAAAACTTCATTACACTGTTTACAGGTAACGAAACCAATGACACATGGTTCACTGCTGCTCGTGCAATGAACAAACCTTGGTCTGAAAAGCTGGCAGGTATTGAAGAAGAAGTACAACGCAGTCTACAAAAACTGCAACAAATTGAAGTTGAAACTGGACTGACAATCGAACAGGTTAAAGATATTAACCGTCGTATGTCTATCGGTGAAGCAAAAGCACGTCGTGCGAAAAAAGAGATGGTCGAAGCAAACTTACGTCTCGTTATCTCTATCGCGAAAAAATATACCAACCGTGGCTTACAGTTCCTTGACCTAATACAGGAAGGGAATATCGGTCTAATGAAAGCGGTTGATAAATTTGAATACCGTCGTGGTTATAAGTTCTCAACTTATGCAACATGGTGGATCCGTCAGGCCATTACTCGTTCAATCGCTGATCAGGCGCGTACAATTCGTATCCCTGTTCACATGATCGAAACGATTAATAAACTGAACCGTATCTCTCGTCAAATGTTGCAAGAGATGGGACGTGAGCCTTCACCAGAAGAGCTAGCAGAACGCATGCTGATGCCTGAAGACAAGATCCGTAAGGTACTAAAAATTGCTAAAGAACCAATCTCCATGGAAACCCCAATCGGTGACGATGAAGATTCACATTTAGGTGATTTTATCGAGGATACAACGCTCGAATTACCTCTCGATTCTGCAACATCAGAAAGCTTACGTTCAGCAACTCACGAAGTGTTAGCGGGTTTAACATTACGTGAAGCGAAAGTTCTGCGTATGCGTTTTGGTATCGATATGAATACCGACCATACCTTGGAAGAAGTGGGTAAACAGTTTGATGTTACCCGTGAACGTATTCGTCAGATTGAAGCGAAGGCACTGCGTAAATTACGCCACCCAAGCCGTTCTGAAGTGTTACGTAGCTTCCTTGATGAGTAATCAACTTACTTTTCAATAAAAGTTATATTAAACGCCTGTGGTATCACAGGCGTTTTTTTATGGAATTTCAATACAGTATCGGCAATCGACTTAATCTACGATAGATTTCATCTACACCTATTTATAAAAAATAGCCTTATTATTTATATTATTGTACCTGTACGTCCGCTTCTCCATACAAACATTAAACTATGTTATTGATATCACAGTTATTCTCTATTTTATTTTTTTATTGTTTAGATTGAACAGAATTTGCGCATACAGTCATTCAAAGGCTAGACCTCACGCCAAATGGCACGTATAATCTCACTCCATCAGGCCCCTTAGCTCAGTTGGTTAGAGCAGTCGACTCATAATCGATTGGTCACTGGTTCAAGTCCAGTAGGGGCCACCA comes from Proteus vulgaris and encodes:
- the dnaG gene encoding DNA primase, whose translation is MAGRIPRSFINDLLARTDIIDLIDARVPLKKQGKNHSACCPFHNEKTPSFTVNSDKQFYHCFGCGAHGNAIDFLMNYDRLDFVETIEELAAMHGLEVPYESGTGSSPIERHIRQNLYQVMEKLNQYYSSALNKPDAQEARNYLAHRGLSEDIITRFSIGFVPTGWDNVLKRFGQNADNKALLIEAGMVITNDNGRTYDRFRQRVMFPIRDRRGRVIAFGGRVLGDDLPKYLNSPETEIFHKGRQLYGLYEAQQSNNNVTKLLVVEGYMDVVALAQFGIDYAVASLGTSTTAEHIQLLFRTTDNIICCYDGDRAGRDAAWRALETALPFLNDGRSLRFMFLPEGDDPDSLVRREGKEAFEKRMEQAHSLSEFLFDSLVPQVDLSTQEGNGKLYSLARPLIDKIPSETLRLYLLRELGSLTGNPDIEQMDRLFGRAPVNHELSYQPTKLRTTPMRILIALLIQNPEFSKLVPPLEGLNTEKIAGLSLFIELVSVCQAQPGLNTGQIIELYRENKFGKQLEKLAMWNDIDIDEIAEKTFTDTLDHLFLTAMDERLNALIAKERTEGLTQDEREEVQLIIQARVKK
- the rpoD gene encoding RNA polymerase sigma factor RpoD, which encodes MEQNPQSQLKLLVTKGKEQGYLTYAEVNDHLPEDIVDSDQIEDIIQMINDMGIQVMEEAPDADDLMLAENSNDTDDDAAEAAAQVLSSVESEIGRTTDPVRMYMREMGTVELLTREGEIDIAKRIEDGINQVQCSVAEYPEAITYLLEQYDRVEAGEARLSDLITAFIDPNAEEMAESEDVNLDKDDDEVDNSAEDEDEDEDEDGDNDSDSDDDNSIDPELARQKFTELREQYEKTRQTIKAKGRNHKDTELEILLLSEIFKQFRLVPKQFDYLVNNMREMMDRVRAQERHIMRLCVDQVKMPKKNFITLFTGNETNDTWFTAARAMNKPWSEKLAGIEEEVQRSLQKLQQIEVETGLTIEQVKDINRRMSIGEAKARRAKKEMVEANLRLVISIAKKYTNRGLQFLDLIQEGNIGLMKAVDKFEYRRGYKFSTYATWWIRQAITRSIADQARTIRIPVHMIETINKLNRISRQMLQEMGREPSPEELAERMLMPEDKIRKVLKIAKEPISMETPIGDDEDSHLGDFIEDTTLELPLDSATSESLRSATHEVLAGLTLREAKVLRMRFGIDMNTDHTLEEVGKQFDVTRERIRQIEAKALRKLRHPSRSEVLRSFLDE